Proteins encoded together in one Apteryx mantelli isolate bAptMan1 unplaced genomic scaffold, bAptMan1.hap1 HAP1_SCAFFOLD_20, whole genome shotgun sequence window:
- the LOC136996106 gene encoding olfactory receptor 14A16-like — protein MAYDRYIAICRPLHYGTLLGSRACVKMAAAAWASGFLSAVLHTGNTFSMPLCQGSAVEQFFCEVPQILKLSCSDSYLREVGLLVVTVCLVFGCFVFIVLSYVQIFTAVLRIPSEQGRHKAFSMCLPHLAVVSLFVSTGMFAYLKPPSLSSPALDLVVAVLYSVVPPAVNPLIY, from the coding sequence atggcctatgaccgctacattgccatctgcagacccctgcactatgggaccctcctgggcagcagagcctgtgtcaaaatggcagctgctgcctgggccagtggttttctcagtgcggtgctacacactggaaacacGTTTTCAAtgcctctctgccaaggcagtgctgtggagcagttcttctgtgaagttccccagatcctcaagctctcctgctcagactcctacctcagggaagttgggcttcttgtggttactgtctgtttagtctttggatgttttgttttcattgtgctgtcctacgtgcagatcttcacagctgtgctgaggatcccctctgagcagggacgacacaaagccttttccatgtgcctccctcacttggccgtggtctccctgtttgtcagcactggcatgtttgcctacctgaagcccccttccctctcctccccagctctggatctggtggtggctgttctgtactcggtggtgcctccagcagtgaaccccctcatctac